The window TGCGCATCAGAGTGCTCGGCGGGCGCCGCGCGTGGAACAGCGACCCCGGCGCCAGCAGGTAACCTTCATCGAGCATGTGCTGGGTCAATTCGTCGGTATCGACGCCGGTGTCGACCCAACCGAACAGCCCTGCCGGCTCGGCGGCCAGCGCACACCCAGCCGCCAGCGCCAGCTTCACCGCCCGCCCGCGCGCGCCATCCAGGCGCAGGCGCACGCGCTCGGCATGACGGCGCAACTGGCCCTGATCGATGCACCAGGCGAGCGCGCGCTCGAACAGCGATGGCGTGGTGAGCGTAGTCAACAGCTTGGTCTCGAGCATGCGGCCGACCAGCTGGGGCGAGGCGGCCAGGAAACCGATGCGCCAGTTGGGCGCAAGGATCTTCGCGAACCCGCTCACGTAGACGGTACGCTGCAACCCGTCGAGCGCGCACAGGCGAGTGGCGTGCTCGGGCGCCAGGTGGCTGTAGGTGTCGTCCTCGACGATGTGGAAGCCATGCTGGTTGGCCAGCTGAAGCACCCGGTGTGCGCTCCCAGGCGTCAGGCTGTAGCCAGTCGGGTTGTGCAGCACGCTCACGCTGACGAACAGCTTGGGCTTGTGGCCGTCGCCGGCATTGCAGTAGCGCTCCATCACGTCCAGGTCGGGCCCGTCGGCCTTGCGCGGCACCGGCAGGATGCGCATGCCGAGCGCCTCGAGCCGAGCGAACTCCAGCGCCCAGCCCGGCTCCTCGACCATCACGGGATCGCCGGGCCTGAGCAGCGTGCGGCTCACGATGTCGAGCGCATGCGTGGCCCCGACAGTGGTCACGATCTGCTCGGCGCCCGCAGGCACGTTGATGCTGGCGAGCTTGGTCGCCAGGCTGCGCCGCAACCCGCTGTCGCCTGCGGGCTCGCCGTATTGCAAAGAGAAGTCCTGCAGGGCCCGCGTGCTGGTCACCCGCCGTACGGCGGCCGCCGTGAAGGGCGAATCCAGCCACTCAGAGGGGAATACGCCCATCCCAGGTTGCGGCTTGTCGCTGGGACGGTGGAACATGCCGCGGATCAGCGTGCTCGCATCTGCGGGCACCGGCCGTGACACGGGGGGCTCAGCCAGCGGGGTGAGGGGCGATAGCGCCGCCCCCGCTTGGGGTGCAATCGAATCGCGCACATAAAAGCCGCGCTGGCGCCGTGCTTCGACCAGGCCCTGCGCGAGCAGCTGATCGTAGGCCGCCACCACCGTGTGCGGACTCACACCCTGCTGCCGGGCGCATTCGCGCACCGAGGGCAGCCGCGCCCCAGGCGCCAGCAAGCGGGTGCGAATGCGCTCCGCGAAGCGGCTGGCCAACTGCTCCGTCAGCGACTGGGTGGAAGTTCGTGTCAGCATGCGTGCGCGTGCTCTGTGTCGACGATTGAACCGGTACAGGCTCGCCTCATGTTCGACGATCTGTATCGGTACTGTAATGGTCATGAGTTTAGAGTGTGTGCCATGAACTGGCAAGAATTCACCGGCCTGCTGGTGCTGGCCACGGCGATGAGCTTCTCGCCCGGACCCAATACCACGCTCTCCACGGCACTGGCCGCCAACGGCGGCCTGCCGCGTGCGATGCGCTTCGTGCTCGCCGTGCCCGTGGGCTGGACCCTGCTACTGGGCCTGTGTGCGGCCGGCGTCGGCGCGCTCGTAGTGGCTGCGCCCTCCTTGCGCTGGGCCATCAAGGCATTCGGCATCGCCTACCTGCTGTGGCTGGCCTGGAAGCTCAGCGGCAGCGCCACCATGGTCCGGGATGACGGCCAGCAGCTGCGTGTCGGCTTCTGGCAAGGCGTGATGCTGCAGTTCGTCAACATCAAGGCCTGGCTGCTGGCGCTGACGCTGGTGGCAACCTGGATCGCGGGCCAACCCGACGCGCTGCA is drawn from Variovorax sp. PBS-H4 and contains these coding sequences:
- a CDS encoding LysE family translocator; translation: MNWQEFTGLLVLATAMSFSPGPNTTLSTALAANGGLPRAMRFVLAVPVGWTLLLGLCAAGVGALVVAAPSLRWAIKAFGIAYLLWLAWKLSGSATMVRDDGQQLRVGFWQGVMLQFVNIKAWLLALTLVATWIAGQPDALQRFAIVAPVMLIYAFTSNFAYALAGSLLRNWLARGRRLLWFNRAMSAVLVLTAWWMASV
- a CDS encoding aminotransferase-like domain-containing protein, whose amino-acid sequence is MLTRTSTQSLTEQLASRFAERIRTRLLAPGARLPSVRECARQQGVSPHTVVAAYDQLLAQGLVEARRQRGFYVRDSIAPQAGAALSPLTPLAEPPVSRPVPADASTLIRGMFHRPSDKPQPGMGVFPSEWLDSPFTAAAVRRVTSTRALQDFSLQYGEPAGDSGLRRSLATKLASINVPAGAEQIVTTVGATHALDIVSRTLLRPGDPVMVEEPGWALEFARLEALGMRILPVPRKADGPDLDVMERYCNAGDGHKPKLFVSVSVLHNPTGYSLTPGSAHRVLQLANQHGFHIVEDDTYSHLAPEHATRLCALDGLQRTVYVSGFAKILAPNWRIGFLAASPQLVGRMLETKLLTTLTTPSLFERALAWCIDQGQLRRHAERVRLRLDGARGRAVKLALAAGCALAAEPAGLFGWVDTGVDTDELTQHMLDEGYLLAPGSLFHARRPPSTLMRINFATAQDATFWKVFARVRAQL